One Ostrea edulis chromosome 6, xbOstEdul1.1, whole genome shotgun sequence genomic window, aTATGTTTACTGTTGACATGCAGACAGAGAGAATATACGTTTATTGTTAACATGCAGACAAAATGTATGTTTACTGttaacacacagacagacaaaatgtACGTTTACTGTTGACATACAGAATATACGTTTACTGTTAACATACAGACCAAATGTACGTTTACTGTTGACATGCAGACAGAATGTACGTTTACTGTTAACATGCAGACAGACAAAGTGTACGTTTACTGTTGACATACAGACATATAGaatatatgtttactgttaacatacagacagacaaaatgtACGTTTACTGttgacatacagacagacagaatatatgtttactgttaacatacagacagacaaaatgtACGTTTACTGTTGACATACAGATGTACGTTTACTGTTGACATACAGAATGTACGTTTACTGttgacatacagacagacagaatgtACGTTTACTGttgacatacagacagacagaataTATGTTTACTGTTGACATGCAGACAGAGAGAATATACGTTTACTGTTAACATGCAGACAGACAGAATATACGTTTACTGttgacatacagacagacagaataTATGTTTACTGTTGACATACAGACAGAGAGAATATACGTTTACTGTTGACATGCAGACAGACAAAATGTACGTTTACTGttgacatacagacagacagaataTATGTTTACTGTTGACATACAGACAGATTGTATGTTTACTGTtgacatacaaacatacaaaatGTACCTTTACTGTTGATGCGAACTATTGCttttttttcagtatgttttgcttttaattttttctttgtcCAGGTCATAACAGCTTTACAaagtcatatatttcaaaacttacATTACCTCGTACGAGAAAAATTTACTAGTTGATATTATGCACCttccatttttagctcttctgagccaaaggctcaaagagctaatgctatggccatttgtgcggtgtgcgtaaactttttagaaaaagggctataactcaagaaccccttggccaattttttttcaaatttgttacagggtatcattggcccaagggctttcatacatactaaatagagggatgtgaccctttaacaaggggagataatcaggaaaatacaaacaaaagtagtggttgctaaaaaatcttcttctcaagaaccacagggcagattatcaccaaacttacacataaggatgaggatatgttgtagattaaaaattgttcaaggcattaccctggggcaaagggcgtggtctcaaggtcacttcaaagttgacctaaatttaaaatttttttaaattccttaaatcttagatattttagtcattataaggactaggatcatcaaattttgacagttgatgcatcttaggaccttgtgtcaagttgtgtcaaaagtaggtcacggtgacctactttttgaattttgcaggtatttattttaaaattaattttgatgcatatcttggacactttgaagcctatgatcatcaaaacttgtcagttggtggatcatgggaccttgaaatgcgtcaactgaaaaataggtcaccgtgacctactttctgaattttatggcttatcatatatagatatattttaagttgttatttcaaatacctagaggtttagaatcatcaaatcttgtaagttgatgcatcttgaggccttgaaacatatttataaaaaaagtaggtcacagtgacctactttttgaattttgcagatattcaaatttcacattttcaattttagatgcatattttgggcactgtaaaacctaggatcatcaaactttgtcagttgatgcgtcttcagtcttcggtttgtgtcgaccaaaaagtaggtcaccgtgacctacttttggtatttgacagctaaattactatatttcatacactatttgacctacaatcatcaaactttgtcagttgatgcatcttgagtcttcggagtgtatcgaccaaaaagtaggtcactgtgacctacttttggcatttgacagttatatttatatatttcagtcactaattgacctacaatcatcaaactttgacagttgatgcatcttgagtcaatggagtgtgtcgaccaaaaagtaggtcaccttgacctacttttggaatttgacggctatatttatatatttcaaatactatttgacctacagtcatcaaactttgtcagttgatgggtcttgcatgttcgaagggtttcgaccaaaaagtaggtcaacttgacctactttttgaattggacacctatatttatatatttcagatactatttgacctacagtcatcaaactttgtcagttgatgcgtcttgcatgttcaaagggtgttgaccaaaaagtaggtcaccttgacctacttttggaattggacggctatatttatataattcagatactatttgacctacagtcatcaaactttgtcagttgttgggtcttgcatgtttgaagggtgttgatgaaaaagtaggtcaccttgacctacttttggaatttgacggctatatttatatatttcagatactatttgacctacagtcatcaaactttgtcagttgatgggtcttgcatgttcggagttcgctgaccaaaaagtaggtcaccatgacctacgattggaatttgacagctatatttcaatattcagatactaattggcttaaaatcatcaaactttgtcagttgatatttcttgggttctcaaaatgtgtaaaccaaaaagtaggtcacattgacctacttttttgaattcttaggatttaactaaagatttagaatactaagaggctaagaatagaaatggtggggttgtacaatttatcagaagagcgattctaggcccttgggcctcttgttgaattaTTACATCGATGTTAATGTTTCCGGACTTTAGTAGTGctacgatatacatgtatgaaactgCTTAACAAGAGCTCCGCAAGGCGAAACATTTCCTTGCAGTTTAGACTTTTTCGATGAAGTCCtcttatgaccttgacttttggaCCCCTAAATCAACAGAGGTAATCTTTTCTTGATAATAAAGCGCTATGTGAAGTACCAATTGCAGCCTTTAGGGTGTCTACAAGTTCAGCGttacagagagacagacagacaggcataCACACTAACGGTCTTGTTACTATATTAGCTCTTTCAATGGATTGCAGGGGGGATACTCATTCATAATTTTTGTGAATCTTGTGTATTTGTTTGCATCTTGTGACCGTGTGAAccgtgaatacaaatattgactgaaatacagaatttgttctttatttcaacaaaagTATATTATTTTTGCATGTAGTACTGTCCTTGAAAATCACATCAAACATATacgtaaaataaaaaacaagaggcccacagaccttatcggtcacctgagtactagtgaaaaagtatcactactcccaagggctatgaaatctagaaaataaATTCCTgatctgaatatctaagctaaattgtaatgttcagcaacagtataaaacaagatgtgttcttaaaactttaatgccctcaaaagtgcatacactgatgaaaggctttaaataatataataggtgtattaacattaaaacataaaaagatacgactaatttggacccatcctagagtcaaaactctGGATTGTAAAATtaaccattttttgtacatccttttctgttattcctaagtatgcatttagattttatatattaaggattatctccctcatgcatagctcctatacttggacgaatttggctccacttttttggcacgctggttttggctatatttagctctaaaacttcatagttatttcggatttcaaacatttcggttgagcatcactgaagagacattatttgtcgaaatgcgcatctagtgcatcaaaaattggtaccgtacaagttttacattatgacccctgggtcgaggcctctgctggtggactgttagtccccgatggtctctacagcccagtagctaagtacttcgttactagcttgaaaatacggatgtacatgtatatttaaattgctgttataaaatttagaaattcatttcagaaTGTACGTTTACTGTTGACATACAGAATGTACGTTTACTGTTGACACACAGAATGTACATTTAATGTTGACATACAGAATGTACGTTTACTGTTAACATACAGACAAACACAATATATGTTTACTGGTGACATGCAGACAGACAGAATCTACGTTTACTGtagacatacagacagacagaatgtACGTTTATTGTTAACATGCAAACAGAATCTATGTTTACTGtagacatacagacagacagaatcTACGTTTACTGtagacatacagacagacagaatcTACGTTTACTGTTAACATGCAGACAGAATGTATGTTTACTGTTGACATACAGAATGTACGTTTACTGTTGACACACAGAATGTACATTTAATGTTGACATACAGAATGTACGTTTACTGTTGACATACAGAATGTACATTTAATGTTGACATACAGACTGTACGTTTACTGTTGACATGCAGACAGAATGTACGTTTACTGTTAACATGCAGACAGAATGTACATTTACTGTTAACATGCAGACAGACAAAATGTACGTTTACTGttgacatacagacagacagaatgtACGtttaccgtacaagttttacattatgacccctgggtcgaggcctctgctggtggactgttagtccccgatggtctctacagcccagtagctaagtacttcgttactagcttgaaaatacggatgtatatttaaattgctgttataaaatttagaaattcatttcaaaattaaggattatctccctcatgcatagcttttatccttggacgaatttggctccagttttttggcacgctggttttggctatatttagctctaaaacttcatagttatttcggatttcaaacatttcggttgagcatcactgaagagacattatttgtcgaaatgcgcatctggtgcatcaaaattggtaccgtacaagttttacatatagtatcagcaaacttgcacacaaatactatatactaagtttggccccaccctggggtcagaacccctacccctgggatcatcaaatttacaatttaggtaaagGAATACCTGTTCtgtctaaatatccatttagttttaatttagtattgaataacactaaagatgttatttatgtattttacacataaacactatatagtaagtttggccctgccctggggtcagaacccctaacccggggatcatgaaatttacaacttggGTAGAGGCCTTCTCGCtgtacatcactatgtatttagtttttcttaaacatgtgcggttgtagaaaataagagttttgaaaatttgtcaattttgggcagtttttgccctgagCCTAAGGCCCCAGATGTACAGGATTCCTGAAATATACAgcttatgtcccccttgttcataccaaatttgaaaagaattggaagagtagttatcaagaaaaagttaaaaataactgaccattttggccccacagtaataccaaaacccctacccctggattcatcaaatttacaattttagtaaaggtttatttgctttttctaaatatccatttagtttcaatagtactaaagaagatgttatttaagttttttttaaacatgaacACTATAGACCAGGTTTGGTcccatcctggggtcagaacccctaccccgggggtcttgaaatttgcaatttcgATAAacttccttgctcatcattactatatactcactttCCGTGCTATatgcccaggagtaaagaagattaaattttacagtttttaccccaaaatcaAGGCCCCTTAAGgtgggggtcatgaaatttacaatttccggtctccttcacctacagatgctacatatcaaatttggtcaagattggtccagtagtttctgggaagaagttgttaacgtacgacgacggacgcagaccaatagcaataggccacctgagtgactcaggtgacttaaaaaCTGATATATTtgattgtaaaacttataaagATACAAAAGTAATTTATCAAAGCTGAACATATGTTCTTGTATGTGAATCAAAATCCCAAATGATCGATACTAGTACTTTCTCAGATACATCGAGCAAAGTCTGATAGTGACACAAAGGCTGAGAGTTTCGCTGGTAGTGAATGCCTCTTTTTTCATCAGTCCATATTCCTTCAGAGCCAGAACACATGGGGACGACATGGACATCCTAGATATCTCCCTGGAGGACTTTGGCAATCGATGGTAGATATCCAAGCCATTTTGCTCACATCTTCTTAAGTACTTTATATACACCTCCGCGCCACTAGGTCTGTATCCGATATTAGTCAGGACAAACGCAACCTAGAAAAGGGTATAGATCAAAGGTAGAACAGGAAGATTGTCCAACTTTATGCTACATGTACCTCTGCTAAAAGAATTTATAGCATAAAACTTAGAATTTGAGACATGCAAGAACAATTGTCATGATTTATAATTTGAAATACTCATTAATTAACTCAACACAATACtagtattctctctctctctctctctctctctctctctctctctctctctctctctctctctctctctctctctctctctacctgAACTCCAAGCTGCTGTATCCAAGACACAAATGTCGATGGTACTGTCCATGTAAAAAACCATACCACTTGTCTAAGTTGGTCGTCCAGTGACAGACTGGTGTCAAAAGTAAATCCATACAGAATATTTTTCAGCATTTCTAGTGAAATATCTGTAAAATAATCAGATATGACCTTTCAGCATATATAGAAAACATGAGTGAAAGTTTCAATAAAAGCATGAAATTGCAATCTTCATAATAAAAGAATTATTTACCTCCGGTTGAAGAGTCCGAATATAAGTGATCGCTGGTGATTTGGCACAAACTAGTAAAAAATCCTAACACCAAGGGTAAAAAATAGATGCCTTCCGAACAAGACTCGTATCCGCAGACACGAATGTAAAGCGATCTACCTGTCAAAGAAAGGCACAGCAGCACGATGGATACGGTAATTGCCCACAACTCGCAGTTCCGAATGGTTCCCAAACGCATATAGGACGCCACAAGTAGGATAATGAGTATATGCGAGACATTCAGATTTATTATACTATCACGGGGTCCACCAATCAGGTAGAACTGAGAAAGAAACATCATGCTCAGAATCATGTTGATGGGTGTTGCAATGAAATGGACCCATCGAGATAAAAAAGTAGTATGAGACACGTCAAAAATGTACATGTCTTTCAAAATATCCAAGAATGACCACCTCGTCAATGAATCCCCCCTAAGAAATGTAGTTATCATCTCCCTTTCCGTATccgctacatgtatattgtcttCTGCTCCATTGTGTGAGCGCTCATCAGAAATGTTAGTATCTACAGCACCCTGTACAACATTTCTCAAAGGTTGCAATAACCTTTCTGATTTTAGGGACAACCCAGCGATCTGCTTTGACAGCGCCTCAAAATATGTCTTCTTAGCTAAGGCTTGTATGTCTTCATTCCAAACAGAATTTGTATACAAGTGGAAATGTATTGTATATTCCCCGCGAGACTGTTCACAAACGATGGATCCCTTATAGAAAACTGGTCCCGCAGGAAATACATGTTTGGTATCGTTGACAACATTTTCTACATAACTGCTGATAATGTCGTCAAGTGATTTATCATTAGAAATATCTAAAGTTTGGCTGTAAATAGTCTCGCCCAGTAAACTGCGCCCACTTGAAaagcttctggaaaaatgttcaGTTGTTTTCCGCTTATACAAAGCCCTGTGAAAAGAGTGAACGCTAGATAATTATGTAAGTGAAGGCgctatgtattttaaaatggtTTTGTTTGCATAATGCTATTCACGGGGACACATCACAGTGTGTTAGCAttcattgataatatatatacaccTGCATCGAGAGTTGCGCCGATAACATATATACACCTGCATCGAGAGTTGCACCTTGACTATAGAGTAAAGTGCGCGtgagaaaaaaaatagaaacaCATTAGCTTATTGCCAATTCATCGCATGGAAATTTCTAAATGAACATTAAGTATAAAGCTTGCATACGTTCTTAAAAGATTTAAGTAGAGCTGTTTTATCTCTGTCGTCGTAATTGCTTGCACAGATCTGTTGATCTACCTGCACATATCATACAATCTGTCATTCATCAGAAGCATTccacattgattttgatttcaaaTAAACAAGTTACGTATAACTGTATCagacaaatatttttgaaaggtACGTACCTCTTTCTGATGAATGATGTCGACATGTCGAAATCAAAAACCAGTTTTTAATGGATCCTTATACCACTTATTGTTATACGGGGTTTCCGTTGTCGCAGTGAACTGTAAATCGGTACGAAATCAATCTTACTCAATTCGTTAGACATCAGGGACGCTCTTTAAAGTACGGAAGGGATTTCGTGTTAAAACGACAGGAATTCACACGTCCCCAGAACTTCTAAATGAAAAGATACACATGTCTTCTTATGTTATGAAATGATTTAATGGTTTGTGATTAGcttattttaacactttacCTAAAATTGCACGTCATTCACACTGTTCTATATTCGCGGATTCTATGGGTGGCGTTCTTGTATGATAATGTTCGACTTGTCTTTGTATTAAATGTTCTATTGCgtgtttcatgtttcataccaattgttagggcGTTTATTTCATACCCATTTGGAATATGAATTACTCTGTTTATATGATCAAGACAGAGGattcacggcgggtttgaccggtgaacagggggatgcttactcctcttaagcacctgatcctacaTCTGGTGTTTCCAAGGATACGTGTTTGCTCTATTCTCAGTTTCGTACCCTTCGTGGGATTgatgagattggtcacttttCGTTATCATCCTTTCTTATCTAACCTCAGGAATGGCATCCATagtttgtatacaaatatatttcatgaattacCTTGTTCAAATGTATTGTGGTCtcaggataaaaaaaataaataaacagacTTAAATTGATCAGTAATCAAATACTCCAGAATATAATGTTTTGTAAGAATACATCATCCATGTGTTGTGAattacaaatttacaaataataagCCTCTTACAGAAGACTGAAAAATTGACTTAAATGGAAGTTTGTTTCGTTATCCTGAGGTCAGGAAGTGTTGAATTAATAAATGATTATTTGCTAGTGCATAAGAGAGACTATTTTAAGCATAGCAAATACGGTACTATCAACTTAAGGCGAAAATATCTCGCGGCTGTTATCTTTCATTGAATGAAGTCTTTGTTAAGATCGGAAAAGTGCACCATCCTTTTTGGCCCACACCCTGTGACAATgcaagctttacaaaaatgccAACAATGGAATGCATTAAAAACATAGTGTGTAGTTTTGACAGTAATTTAGGCTTCTCGTGGTCTATTTTTTTCTGCAAGTATTTTTCCACAAAACCTAAATACAACACTAAGATTGTAGATACGGTAGTttacaattatcacattaacatgCTGAAATTCAATCTCTGGTTTTATAAAACTTGACGTGTATAAATTCTTCACGCCGGGCTACTTTTTTCAGATAAGAGGAGTCAGATGACAACCAATGCGTCTTCTTTAGACGTTTAAATATTCGGCTTCTTTTACATTGACTATGAATTTAAGAATGGGAAATTATAATCATATCTGAAATGTAAAATGATCCTTCTGTTTGATTGATACTTCTTTTTGCTGAATATGTGTTCTTTCACAAAATTCACATCATTCATTGTATTGTTACGATGAAGAACAAGAGCCACGAATACCCAAACATGGCCCTGtgattttgagtaaaataaagtatcttcattccaatatttcatcatggtatgaaatagcttagaccttcttctttataaatccagtgtgttttttccgcgaaaattcacgcatatagaaattataacatgcagaacccataacagttgtgttatttttgtaaaagctgataatatccaacaatatgcaccaaAAATTTGTATAACCCCGGGCCTCGATCCAATAAAtcttaatgaattgtaaattagtatattacatactgcATAGAAGTTAAAGAGTTTTTTTGGATCGAGGCCTGGGGGATAagtgaatttttactttttatgttctgCAAATAACCGGAATTTCACATTCCATGCACGAAATCCGAATACTTTTCCAAACTAGTTGGGGATTGTTCCATTGTCTTTTTACGAAACCAgtaattattcaaagttaataaaatatggttatttcaaacaatattattgaaataaaaccggATCCGCGCCATCGTCGGAATCGGGCTATGTACATCAATcgattttgcccccaaaatttcaaatagattatatgctcaatttatgaacttgaatatatatgtaaccatGTTAGGGATAGTTACAAAAACCTTGCACTAGTTAATAGTTTTAGTTATTTGATCAACCAATTATGAAGCTAAGTCCTCCAATCCACTTCAGATACAATCAAGATCCACCCATCGTCTGCGCCGCGCCTTTACTTCCACACATGTTCTTTATACGTTatcacactatatatattttaattatctgaaggccgttgaatttaataaatatctggCTTCACATGTTTCATCTCCCTGCATTCAGTTTTCTTGGCACTGATGAGCATGTTGAAATCGCTGTCGcagtacataaaaagacttggaGGACGAGGGGTGCCTAACTCGATAGGCTACTTAGATGCGAAGATATATTGGCCTATCCcgtattgtttaatgatttttaaagttataGTACAATATATGGGTACCAGAAAAAAATTAGGCGTCCACATAACAATATAAAGAATAGACTGTAGGCTACAAGTCTCTGAGCTACAGATCTACAACATTCGTTCCGTTGTTTACGTATTACAACCGATTTGGACATACGTCATCGGGTACCGTTATATTTCGACACACAGCTATTCCGGTCCATTGCATATTTCATCTGTaagaaatcaatatatagaaatacatacaaatatgaatacgaaaatatatctagcaatatggatcttgttttgcttttaaatgaaattcattgacaaacagAATTACATTTGATC contains:
- the LOC125683722 gene encoding uncharacterized protein LOC125683722 isoform X1; translation: MSTSFIRKRALYKRKTTEHFSRSFSSGRSLLGETIYSQTLDISNDKSLDDIISSYVENVVNDTKHVFPAGPVFYKGSIVCEQSRGEYTIHFHLYTNSVWNEDIQALAKKTYFEALSKQIAGLSLKSERLLQPLRNVVQGAVDTNISDERSHNGAEDNIHVADTEREMITTFLRGDSLTRWSFLDILKDMYIFDVSHTTFLSRWVHFIATPINMILSMMFLSQFYLIGGPRDSIINLNVSHILIILLVASYMRLGTIRNCELWAITVSIVLLCLSLTGRSLYIRVCGYESCSEGIYFLPLVLGFFTSLCQITSDHLYSDSSTGDISLEMLKNILYGFTFDTSLSLDDQLRQVVWFFTWTVPSTFVSWIQQLGVQVAFVLTNIGYRPSGAEVYIKYLRRCEQNGLDIYHRLPKSSREISRMSMSSPCVLALKEYGLMKKEAFTTSETLSLCVTIRLCSMYLRKY
- the LOC125683722 gene encoding uncharacterized protein LOC125683722 isoform X2 — translated: MSTSFIRKRALYKRKTTEHFSRSFSSGRSLLGETIYSQTLDISNDKSLDDIISSYVENVVNDTKHVFPAGPVFYKGSIVCEQSRGEYTIHFHLYTNSVWNEDIQALAKKTYFEALSKQIAGLSLKSERLLQPLRNVVQGAVDTNISDERSHNGAEDNIHVADTEREMITTFLRGDSLTRWSFLDILKDMYIFDVSHTTFLSRWVHFIATPINMILSMMFLSQFYLIGGPRDSIINLNVSHILIILLVASYMRLGTIRNCELWAITVSIVLLCLSLTGRSLYIRVCGYESCSEGIYFLPLVLGFFTSLCQITSDHLYSDSSTGDISLEMLKNILYGFTFDTSLSLDDQLRQVVAFVLTNIGYRPSGAEVYIKYLRRCEQNGLDIYHRLPKSSREISRMSMSSPCVLALKEYGLMKKEAFTTSETLSLCVTIRLCSMYLRKY